From a region of the Candidatus Brocadia sp. genome:
- a CDS encoding transglutaminase domain-containing protein yields MRYFFAAIIYLGLSTLYCSAVFADVSYADLFLTGKGYKPCEDSLSITPLIPSAPPGAGIPDNPKYKKWCTETFHDGEHIYEAYKKIAFDIDYRSEPPKTDYWQTPTETRQRKKGDCEDSVFLFFSELSELNIDGDIVWGWVINKDESISFAHVWYQLFDKRGRLFIVEGFSKEWNGIIPVEMLPSREERIQTLSIRHNKVHCFADEAMPGFTEPFEGEEIPWALSLCNNTVVKEICQKLHDLFIRSKD; encoded by the coding sequence ATGAGATACTTCTTTGCAGCCATAATTTATCTTGGTTTATCAACTCTGTATTGTTCCGCGGTATTTGCTGATGTTTCGTATGCCGACCTGTTTCTTACGGGAAAGGGCTACAAGCCATGTGAGGACAGTTTGTCAATAACGCCTCTCATACCTTCCGCTCCTCCCGGAGCCGGTATTCCTGATAACCCAAAGTATAAAAAATGGTGTACTGAGACCTTCCATGACGGCGAGCACATTTACGAGGCATATAAAAAAATAGCCTTTGATATTGACTACCGGTCTGAACCGCCAAAGACAGATTACTGGCAGACACCCACAGAAACGAGGCAAAGGAAAAAGGGCGATTGCGAAGACTCTGTATTCCTGTTCTTTTCCGAACTATCCGAATTAAATATCGACGGGGATATTGTATGGGGTTGGGTGATAAACAAAGATGAGTCGATCTCCTTTGCTCACGTGTGGTACCAATTGTTTGATAAGCGCGGCAGGCTTTTTATCGTTGAAGGTTTTTCAAAGGAGTGGAACGGCATCATCCCTGTAGAAATGCTCCCCAGCAGGGAAGAGCGTATCCAAACCTTGTCAATACGGCATAACAAAGTACATTGTTTTGCCGACGAGGCAATGCCGGGATTCACGGAACCCTTTGAAGGAGAAGAAATTCCGTGGGCTCTCTCTCTCTGCAACAACACCGTCGTCAAGGAGATATGCCAGAAACTCCACGACTTATTTATACGCTCCAAGGATTAA